A single region of the Nocardioides aurantiacus genome encodes:
- a CDS encoding glycoside hydrolase domain-containing protein: protein MRLPGPSATGRPTTSRLRGWARRASAGLLVGALAGGLLATSPAPSYAANPVTPGDYTGLGFDQCEAPSETAMRAWRRASPFRAAGIYISGASRACQRQANLTPTWVRNQLADGWHLMPITLGPQASCSTRFPRYGRSIDPTINPSTTGTYAAARAQGAAEARSAVSRAGTLGIVKRSTIFYDLEAFDTTSSTACTQSALWFMDAWTRELHRLGYASGYYSSAASGIKLLDDARVRSGNPIRMPDQVWIADWDGRATTSSRWVRSTGWADHARAKQFRGDHRETWGGVSITIDTNYVDLRTPRIPGAVSTPAPSPTPAPAPSPSPSPEPVPMGPAPRHTGTDLADARCSPSTISLPAYTRTGPWRTQHLVALQCLLKQRRLYPYAVTGTWNTPTTTALHAFQRRAGHPVRTWASRSDWVSLHVTGTSRRTLRSGATGVDVIRVQRALNAATSAGLVVTGRYDARTASAVGTYQRAVGVNPSKVVYGTTWTAMEKGRL from the coding sequence ATGCGTCTGCCCGGCCCCTCGGCGACCGGCCGTCCGACCACGTCACGGCTCCGCGGCTGGGCGCGCCGCGCCTCGGCGGGGCTCCTGGTCGGAGCGCTCGCCGGTGGCCTGCTGGCGACCAGCCCCGCTCCGTCGTACGCCGCGAACCCGGTGACGCCCGGTGACTACACCGGCCTCGGGTTCGACCAGTGCGAGGCACCGAGCGAGACCGCCATGCGGGCCTGGCGCCGGGCCTCGCCGTTCCGCGCGGCGGGCATCTACATCTCCGGCGCGTCACGGGCCTGCCAGCGCCAGGCCAACCTGACGCCCACGTGGGTGCGCAACCAGCTGGCCGACGGCTGGCACCTGATGCCGATCACGCTCGGTCCCCAGGCGTCCTGCTCGACCCGCTTCCCGCGCTACGGGCGGAGCATCGACCCGACGATCAACCCCAGCACCACCGGGACCTACGCCGCGGCCCGCGCGCAGGGCGCCGCCGAGGCCCGCAGCGCCGTGTCCCGCGCCGGCACGCTCGGCATCGTCAAGCGCAGCACGATCTTCTACGACCTCGAGGCCTTCGACACGACGTCCTCGACCGCCTGCACGCAGTCGGCGCTGTGGTTCATGGACGCGTGGACCCGCGAGCTGCACCGGCTCGGCTACGCCTCGGGCTACTACTCCAGTGCCGCGTCCGGCATCAAGCTGCTCGACGACGCCCGGGTCCGCTCGGGCAACCCGATCCGGATGCCCGACCAGGTCTGGATCGCCGACTGGGACGGCCGCGCCACCACCTCCTCCCGGTGGGTCCGCAGCACCGGGTGGGCCGACCACGCCCGCGCCAAGCAGTTCCGCGGCGACCACCGCGAGACCTGGGGCGGGGTGAGCATCACCATCGACACCAACTACGTCGACCTCCGCACCCCGCGGATCCCGGGCGCGGTGAGCACGCCGGCGCCCAGCCCGACGCCGGCTCCGGCGCCGTCGCCCTCCCCCTCTCCCGAGCCGGTCCCGATGGGTCCCGCCCCGCGCCACACCGGCACCGACCTGGCCGACGCCCGGTGCTCCCCGTCGACGATCAGCCTCCCGGCGTACACCCGGACGGGGCCGTGGCGCACCCAGCACCTCGTCGCGCTGCAGTGCCTGCTCAAGCAGCGTCGGCTCTACCCGTACGCCGTCACCGGCACCTGGAACACCCCGACCACCACCGCGCTGCACGCCTTCCAGCGACGGGCCGGCCACCCGGTCCGGACCTGGGCGAGCCGCAGCGACTGGGTGAGCCTGCACGTCACCGGCACCAGCCGCCGCACGCTGCGCAGCGGCGCCACCGGCGTCGACGTGATCCGGGTGCAGCGTGCCCTCAACGCGGCCACGAGCGCCGGCCTGGTGGTCACCGGTCGGTACGACGCCCGCACCGCCTCGGCCGTCGGCACCTACCAGCGCGCGGTCGGCGTCAACCCGAGCAAGGTGGTCTACGGCACCACCTGGACCGCGATGGAGAAGGGCCGGCTCTAG
- the purQ gene encoding phosphoribosylformylglycinamidine synthase subunit PurQ — protein sequence MRVGVVTFPGSLDDVDAQRAVRIAGAEPVALWHGDHDLAGVDAVVLPGGFSYGDYLRAGAIARFAPVMTEVVDAARGGMPVLGICNGFQILCESHLLPGALIRNDHRKFGCLDQRVVVENTGTAWTTAYAEGQQLTIVLKNGEGSFVADEHTLDALEAEGRVVARYVGENPNGSQRGIAGVTNEAGNVVGLMPHPEHAVEDLTGPGTDGLGFFTSVLGALASR from the coding sequence GTGAGGGTCGGTGTCGTCACCTTCCCCGGCTCGCTCGACGACGTCGACGCGCAGCGCGCGGTCCGCATCGCCGGCGCCGAGCCGGTCGCGCTGTGGCACGGCGACCACGACCTCGCCGGGGTCGACGCGGTCGTGCTGCCGGGCGGGTTCTCCTACGGCGACTACCTCCGCGCCGGCGCCATCGCCCGGTTCGCGCCGGTGATGACCGAGGTCGTCGACGCGGCACGGGGCGGGATGCCGGTGCTCGGCATCTGCAACGGCTTCCAGATCCTCTGCGAGTCCCACCTGCTGCCGGGTGCGCTGATCCGCAACGACCACCGCAAGTTCGGCTGCCTCGACCAGCGGGTCGTCGTGGAGAACACCGGCACCGCCTGGACCACCGCGTACGCCGAGGGCCAGCAGCTCACCATCGTGCTGAAGAACGGCGAGGGCTCCTTCGTCGCCGACGAGCACACCCTGGACGCCCTCGAGGCCGAGGGCCGGGTCGTCGCCCGCTACGTGGGCGAGAACCCCAACGGCTCGCAGCGCGGCATCGCCGGGGTCACCAACGAGGCGGGCAACGTCGTCGGGCTGATGCCGCACCCCGAGCACGCCGTCGAGGACCTCACCGGTCCGGGCACCGACGGGCTCGGCTTCTTCACCAGCGTGCTCGGCGCGCTCGCGTCCCGCTAG
- the purS gene encoding phosphoribosylformylglycinamidine synthase subunit PurS: MARVVVDVMPKPEILDPQGKAVQGALPRLGFSGVVDVRQGKRFELELDGEASEAVLAEVHQMAQTLLSNPVIEDYDVRVLP, encoded by the coding sequence GTGGCCCGAGTCGTCGTCGACGTCATGCCCAAGCCCGAGATCCTCGATCCCCAGGGCAAGGCGGTGCAGGGGGCACTGCCCCGGCTCGGTTTCAGCGGGGTGGTCGACGTGCGCCAGGGCAAGCGGTTCGAGCTCGAGCTCGACGGCGAGGCCAGCGAGGCGGTGCTCGCCGAGGTCCACCAGATGGCCCAGACGCTGCTGTCCAACCCGGTGATCGAGGACTACGACGTGCGGGTGCTGCCGTGA
- a CDS encoding S8 family serine peptidase: MASRRRTRLRSGLAAVLLATLAPLGVVATATPASAAECEIGKTQYFPGASPVLQRLGIGQAWTLARGRGVKVAVVDSGVNDDNAHFPDGVVLPGVSFVAGDPDPTGRTDVLGHGTAVAGIIAARALPEKRSGLIGAAPEVQILPVRVFTRDTDLQPGDTGLTGSNIARGIRWAVENGADVVNVSLSAPSTNISLGEIKSALALAERRNVVVVASSGDSDGTSRTEQRFPAAGRGVIGVAATNVQGVVDDYSVHGEHVDVAAPGSNILVAFHANGDCQTGEVALTSWAAPFVSALAAQLKQRFPEESAAQIGYRIASTAQRPVAGQRDDRQGWGAIRPYEALTATLDTRRPGPAAPGQEQVEAVASEPTGARAMEVSTDPLDPARREVLWWLIGGGGLAALALVLRPLVARARRD; this comes from the coding sequence ATGGCGTCGCGGCGTCGTACCCGCCTGCGGTCCGGGCTGGCCGCGGTCCTGCTCGCCACGCTCGCCCCGCTCGGGGTGGTGGCGACGGCGACGCCTGCGTCCGCGGCCGAGTGCGAGATCGGCAAGACGCAGTACTTCCCAGGGGCCTCACCCGTGCTGCAGCGTCTGGGGATCGGTCAGGCATGGACCCTCGCGCGAGGCCGTGGCGTCAAGGTCGCGGTCGTCGACAGCGGGGTCAACGACGACAACGCCCACTTCCCGGACGGGGTCGTGCTCCCGGGAGTCTCGTTCGTCGCGGGCGATCCCGACCCGACCGGCCGGACCGACGTGCTCGGACACGGGACGGCGGTGGCCGGCATCATCGCGGCGCGGGCCCTGCCCGAGAAGAGGTCGGGTCTCATCGGTGCGGCCCCGGAGGTGCAGATCCTGCCCGTGCGCGTGTTCACCCGCGACACGGACCTGCAGCCCGGCGACACGGGGCTCACCGGGTCGAACATCGCGCGCGGCATCCGGTGGGCGGTCGAGAACGGCGCCGACGTCGTCAACGTCTCGCTCAGCGCTCCCAGCACGAACATCTCGCTCGGGGAGATCAAGTCGGCGCTGGCACTGGCCGAACGCCGCAACGTCGTCGTGGTCGCCTCCTCGGGCGATTCCGACGGCACCTCCCGCACCGAGCAGCGCTTCCCGGCCGCCGGTCGCGGCGTGATCGGCGTGGCCGCCACCAACGTCCAGGGCGTGGTCGACGACTACTCCGTCCACGGCGAGCACGTCGACGTGGCGGCACCCGGCTCCAACATCCTGGTCGCGTTCCACGCCAACGGCGACTGCCAGACGGGCGAGGTGGCGCTGACCAGCTGGGCGGCGCCGTTCGTGTCCGCGCTCGCGGCGCAGCTCAAGCAGCGGTTCCCCGAGGAGAGCGCGGCCCAGATCGGCTACCGCATCGCCTCCACCGCCCAGCGCCCCGTCGCCGGTCAGCGCGACGATCGCCAGGGCTGGGGCGCCATCCGGCCCTACGAGGCCCTGACCGCGACGCTCGACACGCGCCGACCGGGTCCGGCGGCGCCGGGACAGGAGCAGGTCGAGGCCGTCGCGAGCGAACCCACCGGGGCGCGTGCGATGGAGGTCAGCACCGACCCGCTGGACCCCGCGCGTCGCGAGGTGCTCTGGTGGCTGATCGGGGGCGGCGGCCTGGCTGCCCTCGCGCTCGTGCTCCGGCCCCTGGTCGCCCGCGCCCGCCGCGACTGA
- the eccB gene encoding type VII secretion protein EccB, producing the protein MSSKRDLVEAHGYNRRRLVTAFVSGAPGGREVEPVRYGRTIIGGIVLAVMVVAGAAVSGFLQKPPPKNWDQAGLVIGKESGSRFYAYEGTLYPIINITSARLLLEEGKEPVTIGDDVIAGKRPGPTIGINGAPEVLPSPDALSDQGWTACTNTGGGIKVSLTTDPVSQPATDAALLVQSEGKQFLVAGERRLPVAGDSQGQLVLRSLGLDGVEPVDVSGLWLDLVPEGTPLPGPQLAGEGRRVDTGVPGLSEVGTPVEVDGRTFVLGADGALLQTTEFAHLVYSARRQPVELDFSDIQDLDTRPGNDAVASDWPEDAVTPYDLPGTPCVRMDASEDEAPVVQLAAPRSDDALATTSELERNVSLRSGAVVRGVSANVLDAGPVYLVDGTGTSYVVGQNSDGAGLASLGYSDYTPRPVPAAWMDLFAPGPQLSSSAAAKRPVASDQS; encoded by the coding sequence ATGTCGAGCAAGCGTGACCTGGTGGAGGCCCACGGCTACAACCGCCGTCGTCTCGTCACCGCCTTCGTGAGCGGGGCTCCCGGCGGCCGCGAGGTCGAGCCGGTGCGCTACGGCCGGACCATCATCGGCGGCATCGTCCTGGCCGTGATGGTGGTGGCCGGCGCCGCGGTGAGCGGCTTCCTGCAGAAGCCGCCGCCGAAGAACTGGGACCAGGCCGGCCTGGTCATCGGCAAGGAGAGCGGGTCGCGCTTCTACGCCTACGAGGGCACGCTCTACCCGATCATCAACATCACCTCGGCCCGGCTCCTCCTCGAGGAGGGCAAGGAGCCCGTCACCATCGGCGACGACGTGATCGCCGGCAAGAGGCCGGGGCCCACCATCGGTATCAACGGGGCTCCCGAGGTCCTGCCGAGCCCGGACGCACTGTCGGACCAGGGATGGACCGCGTGCACCAACACCGGCGGCGGCATCAAGGTGAGCCTGACGACCGACCCGGTCTCCCAGCCCGCGACGGACGCCGCCCTGCTGGTGCAGAGCGAGGGCAAGCAGTTCCTCGTCGCGGGCGAGCGGCGCCTGCCGGTCGCCGGCGACAGCCAGGGCCAGCTCGTGCTGCGGTCCCTGGGGCTGGACGGGGTCGAGCCCGTCGACGTCTCCGGACTGTGGCTCGACCTGGTGCCCGAGGGCACCCCCCTGCCCGGGCCCCAGCTGGCAGGGGAGGGGCGCCGGGTGGACACCGGCGTGCCCGGCCTGAGCGAGGTGGGCACCCCCGTCGAGGTCGACGGTCGCACCTTCGTGCTCGGAGCCGACGGGGCGCTGCTGCAGACCACGGAGTTCGCTCACCTCGTCTACAGCGCCCGACGTCAGCCCGTCGAGCTGGACTTCTCCGACATCCAGGACCTCGACACCCGTCCCGGCAACGACGCCGTCGCGAGCGACTGGCCCGAGGACGCGGTCACGCCGTACGACCTGCCCGGTACGCCGTGCGTGCGCATGGACGCCTCGGAGGACGAGGCGCCGGTCGTGCAGCTGGCCGCGCCGCGCAGCGACGACGCCCTGGCGACCACGTCCGAGCTCGAGCGCAACGTCTCGCTGCGGTCAGGAGCGGTGGTGCGAGGTGTCTCGGCCAACGTGCTCGACGCCGGCCCGGTCTACCTGGTCGACGGCACCGGCACCAGCTACGTCGTCGGCCAGAACTCCGACGGCGCCGGCCTGGCGTCGCTCGGCTACTCCGACTACACCCCTCGACCCGTCCCGGCAGCGTGGATGGACCTCTTCGCACCCGGCCCGCAGCTCAGCTCCTCCGCCGCTGCGAAGCGGCCGGTGGCCTCGGACCAGTCGTGA